CTCTTTTATGCTTTTTAGAATAATATTCTTTATTTACAGTATAATAAAGAATATTATTCTCATTTTATGTAAATATACAGAAACTTATTCTTTACTATCTTTTAATGTCAGAATTATAATTAATCCAAGGCGGTGATATTCTTGGATACGATAGACAAAAAAATTCTTTCCTTATTACAATCCAATGCCAGAATGTCGAATGCGGACATTGCCCGAGAAATTAAACTGGCTCCTTCGGCAACGCTGTCCCGCATACGCAAGCTGGAAGAAGAGGGCGTCATCCTCGGCTATGAGGCGCGGCTCAATCCTCATGTACTGGGAGCCGACATGCTTGCTTTTGTTTTGGTCAAAGTAACCGGCGACAAAGATATTGAAGCTGACCTGGCGGCTATCCCCGGCGCGCAGGAAATACATAATATTGCCGGCGACGATTGCTATTTGCTTAAAATCCGGACGAAAAATACCGAAGCCCTAAGTAAATTATTAAAAGAAAAGGTACGGGGCGAGTCCATATCCACCAAGACAATTATTGTTCTTACTACCTTAAAGGAGACCGGTCAGCTGTCTTATAAATGTTAGTTAGGAGAATACAACCATGAATGTTTTTAGATCACTTTCCTATCCCATTTTATTGGCTTTACTGGCAGTTTACTTTGCCTGGGGCGGAACCTATCTGGCCATGCGTATTGCTGTGGAAACCATGCCTCCCTTTCTGTTGGCAGGCATCCGCTTCATCACAGCCGGACTGTTGCTATATTTATGGGAAATGCTCAAAGGCACCAAAACGCCAACAAAATACCACTGGCGCAACGCTGCTATCAGTGGCGGCATGATGCTGTTAGGCGGCAATGCCTTGGTCGCCTGGGCTGAGCAAACGGTTCCCTCCGGCATTGCCGCGCTCATCGTGGCCACCGTGCCCTTATGGATGACCTTATTCGCCTGGTTGAGGTACGGAGAGTCCAAGCCGACTCTGCATATTCTTGCCGGCTTGGGACTGGGCTTTCTGGGACAAATCCTGCTAATAAGCAACTCGTGGAATAGTCCCGGCTATCACACTGCTCCACTTACGGGCTATCTTGTTTTGACTTTGGCCGCGCTGTTCTGGGCGGCAGGTTCCGTCTATTCCCGCAAGGCCCAGTTGCCGGCTTCTTCCTTTATGTCTATAGCGCTTCAGAATATTGCCGGCGGCGGCTTATGCCTGCTGGTTGGCCTGTTGGCCGGTGAACCGGCAAAATTGCAGTGGGCCAGTCTTTCCCTTCCGTCTCTGCTGGCTTTAGCCTATTTAATTTTCATCGGTTCACTGATCGGCTTTAGCGCCTATATCTGGGTACTGAAAAAGGCCGAGCCTTCCCTCGTTTCTACCTATGCCTACGTCAATCCATTAGTGGCTGTATTTCTGGGCTATGTTTTTGCCGACGAGCCACTCACGGCACATATCGCCCTGGCCGCCGGCATAATCGTACTGGCCGTCATCTTAATTACCAAAACACCCAAACCGGCAAACCGGCCCTCCCGCAGCACCGGCTGCCCGTTTTCCGGCCTGGACGGTGAGGGAATATAGTCCATTCCCATATTGTGAATTGTAATGTTATTTTAGTTCATTGAAATAACCACAATCGAAACTATGACAGCAATCTGCCCTTCAGCGAAAGAAATGTCAAGCGGTAGGCTTATACATCTATATTGGGGTCTACCGCTACAAAGAAGAAGGACCGCAGAAACCTTTTCTTGAAAAGTCCCTTGCGATCCCTCTTTTTCTTTTTATCTCTAACAATTTTCTATTTCACTCTGTGTGCATCCCCGCCGGTCAGGTGCGTTTCGGTATATTTAGTAGGGAGTTCAACTTGTCCGGAACGCTTCAATTCTTGGTACAAGGTTTCCCGTTGCTCCTCAGTCAGCTTTAGAACTTCGGGGTTAACTTCCGTCCATTCTTCCATATGGCTCTTGGGCATATCGCACCTCCTCCTTAATACTACATTTATTATGTCCAATATTATATCCAAAGGCATATGAAAATCCTGACAAAAATTTGTAATAACAAAAGAGCGGCACTTCCCTAATGGGAAACCGCTCTTTGCTATTGTTTCATATAAACCAATGCCTTGTCGCGCACTTGGGACAATTCGCAATATAAGTTTTTACCGGGGCATAAGGTTGCGTTCAAGTCCCGGTGGCCCCGTACGCTGCGATTATCCGGGGAAAGCTGATAGGTGTGGCTCAAAGCCGCCACCAGCCTGGCGGCTTTGTCAAGCTGAATGTCGGTAGGCGCAATTTCTTCAAAATTGCCGTCCAGCACAATGCCAATAGAGGCTTGATTAAAGCCATATGTATGGGCCCCTACGGTATCTCTGGGACGCCCCCGTTCTATCGTACCATCCTGGTGGACAACGTAGTGGTAACCAATTCCCGACCAGCCGTTGCGCAAGTGAAAGCGGT
This portion of the Propionispora hippei DSM 15287 genome encodes:
- a CDS encoding Lrp/AsnC family transcriptional regulator — translated: MDTIDKKILSLLQSNARMSNADIAREIKLAPSATLSRIRKLEEEGVILGYEARLNPHVLGADMLAFVLVKVTGDKDIEADLAAIPGAQEIHNIAGDDCYLLKIRTKNTEALSKLLKEKVRGESISTKTIIVLTTLKETGQLSYKC
- a CDS encoding EamA family transporter, translating into MNVFRSLSYPILLALLAVYFAWGGTYLAMRIAVETMPPFLLAGIRFITAGLLLYLWEMLKGTKTPTKYHWRNAAISGGMMLLGGNALVAWAEQTVPSGIAALIVATVPLWMTLFAWLRYGESKPTLHILAGLGLGFLGQILLISNSWNSPGYHTAPLTGYLVLTLAALFWAAGSVYSRKAQLPASSFMSIALQNIAGGGLCLLVGLLAGEPAKLQWASLSLPSLLALAYLIFIGSLIGFSAYIWVLKKAEPSLVSTYAYVNPLVAVFLGYVFADEPLTAHIALAAGIIVLAVILITKTPKPANRPSRSTGCPFSGLDGEGI